The Nothobranchius furzeri strain GRZ-AD chromosome 8, NfurGRZ-RIMD1, whole genome shotgun sequence genome includes a region encoding these proteins:
- the lamp3 gene encoding lysosome-associated membrane glycoprotein 3, which produces MSFLLHFCDTFELFSPQLLHFLSRGAEHLLFSLIMKQKHRAWSVFFLTALIPGFHLHRDDISSQEAQIHSPVLQPNETIPTPGTYTLKDPDGRTCIKATMGAEYIVTEMKSSWYFNLDPSRIRMNGYCGKEDALLSLTLPDDSAGLHFTFRTERNIFYVTNLTAHLFPQPVCKSCLNKSYSGSVAHEKLFKTLDGHSFKCKSATLLLVSSKLKIKLDSLQMQAFGVPNGLYGEEDECWADFNKRTVPIIIGSIIVSLILCIMLSFLFIRDHRRPGYERL; this is translated from the exons ATGTCATTTCTGCTCCACTTCTGTGACACATTTGAGCTGTTCTCACCTCAGCTGTTGCACTTCCTTTCTCGTGGTGCCGAACATCTCCTTTTCTCTCTAATCATGAAGCAAAAGCATCGTGCATGGTCGGTTTTCTTCTTAACTGCTTTAATTCCTG GTTTCCACCTTCACAGAGATGACATCTCCAgccaggaggctcagatccacaGTCCTGTTCTGCAGCCCAATGAGACCATTCCAACACCTG gaacCTACACATTGAAAGATCCTGATGGGAGAACGTGCATCAAAGCTACCATGGGAGCTGAGTACATCGTCACTGAGATGAAG TCTAGCTGGTATTTCAACCTGGATCCATCCAGGATCAGAATGAATGGTTATTGTGGCAAAGAAGACGCTCTTCTCTCTCTGACTCTGCCCGATGACTCAGCCGGTTTGCATTTCACCTTCAGAACG GAGAGAAATATTTTTTATGTCACCAATCTGACAGCTCACCTGTTTCCTCAACCTGTCTGCAAAAGCTGCCTCA ATAAGTCTTATTCTGGTTCTGTGGCCCATGAAAAGCTCTTCAAGACACTAGATGGTCACAGCTTCAAGTGTAAATCTGCAACTCTCCTTTTGGTTTCTTCTAAGCTGAAGATCAAGTTGGATTCTCTGCAGATGCAGGCATTTGGCGTGCCCAATGGACTGTATGGAGAAG aGGATGAGTGCTGGGCAGATTTTAACAAAAGAACCGTTCCCATCATCATCGGCTCCATCATAGTCAGTCTCATCCTGTGCATCATGCTGAGCTTCCTGTTCATCCGAGATCACCGCAGACCAGGATATGAGAGGCTCTGA